DNA sequence from the Lysinibacillus sp. OF-1 genome:
TGTTTTTGAAATGATATTTTTAAAATGAAACTTTTTTTGTTCATTTGGCATGTCATTATGCCACTTACCTGTATTTTGTGATCGAAGTCTACTCGCATACTCTTTACTACAAGTTTTAGTCTGCCGATGTTTTTCATCGAATAGTTTTCCACAAATTACACAAGTTAAAGGCCCACCTTTTCCTCGACAGCTTCTACTACAAAATTGATTTGGAATACCTCGCCTCAGTTTAACCTTTTTATTACATAAAATATATTGGCAGATCACCATTTCTATTGGATAAAAATAAGATATTAAATAATTATCTAATGTTAAGTTATGCTCATTTTTCAAATGAGACGTAAACCATCCTTGTTTATTATGATTTATTGTAAAGCCACATATTAAACAAGTTTGTGGTTGTATCGCATCATAAACATCCATATTTCCCACCTCGATTAAAGTGACAATATTTCCGTTAAAGAGTTCCCAGCAATTCACGAGGTTTGTTTACGCAGAAGCACCTAGATTATGCTTACCTCTGCGGCTACCACCTTGTTCGACAAGATGAGTCAGCTTCGCAATATCATCTAACCATGAGACAGAACCAGATGATTTACCATTTACACCACGTGCTAACGTGTTGCGTGGACGTAATGTTGAACCATTTGTTCCTACACCACCACCACGACTCATAATTTCCATTACTTGCTTACGGTGATCACTGATGCCTTCACGTGAATCTGCGACAAACGGCATTACGTAACAGTTAAAGAAGGTTACATCTGTTTCAGATCCAGCTCCATAAATGACACGTCCTGCTGGAATAAATTTCAATGAAACTAATTGCTTATAAAACTTCTCAAACCACTCTTGGCGTTTCTCTGGAGTTTTTTCAACAGCGGCAAGGCCTGTTGCATTTCGTTTTGCGATTTGTTCATAAAAAATTTCAAGAGGCTTTTCTAGCACGTCAATTGAACGCGTAATTACACCCGTTTCTTGCTCTTGCGGATCGTCTAATGCACTGCGGTAATCTTCCTCAATCAGAATATCTGCTGTTTTTGTAGACATGTCCAGCTTTTGAATTGTCCCTAAACCACGTGCAGGGAATTTTGGATCAGCTTTTACTGTTAAAACAACAAAGTCACCGGCTTTCAGTGTTTTCTTTTCTGTGTCTTTAAACGAGTAGCGATCGATCATAACAAGTCTAGATACGCCTTTATGCGTAATATGCATATCAGGCGTTACTGGGTGTACTTGTGGGAATTGTTCGATATCTTTGTTTAACTGTTCAAATTGATTGTTTACTTCGGGTTGATGATTTGTGATTACCATCGTTTTGCCTCCCTTGTTATCTTCATTACAAAATAAATACACAATATCATGTGCCGTTAAACACTACATATTGTGTACATGTCTTTAAAAAAGATACTATATATAGTTTTTTAATTCAACTCTTGCTTTTTTAAATAGAATCCGAACTACTTGTTATTACTAGGGTCGAACGTTAAAAAATTTTTTTCATACCATTTTTTACTTTTTAAAGTTCCATTCATCATTTGCATATTTTTTTTCTTCTAATGCACGAACATATTCTAACTGCTCCTCAGAAAGTGTAAATGGTTTTAATTCAATTTGCAACGATTTTGCAAACCCATCACGAAAAGCTGTTACACATTGTTCAACTGTTACTGGTTCTTTAACAAGACCGTTGATGGCAACCGCCTTTTCCGGTAACTTTCTGCGCATACGATTCTTCGCTTCTTCGCTTGAGAAATTAAATACGGATAATAGTTTCTCCTGGTCTAAATCTAATAAAATGGCGCCGTGCTGTAAAATAACACCCTTTTGACGTGTTTGAGCACTTCCCGCTATTTTTTTTCCTTCAACGACCAGCTCATACCAACTTGGCGCATCAAAGCAAACAGCACTTTTCGGACTCTTGAGGTCAGCTCTTTTCTCCTCTGTATCAGGTACACTAAAATAAGCATCCATCCCAAGATTATGGAAACCTTGCAAGATTCCCTCACTTAATACACGGTATGCCTCTGTCACAGACTCTGGCATATCCGGATAGCTTTCCGTAACGATGACACTATATGTGAGTTCATGCTCATGCAAGACAGCTCGTCCACCCGTTGGACGACGCACAAAGCCTAAGCCTTGCTCACGTACAGCGTCTAAATTAATATCTCTTTTAGCCTGTTGAAAATAACCAATCGATAGTGTCGCAGGCTCCCACTCGTAAAAACGAATCACTGGTGGAATTAACCCCTCACTATGCCAGTCAAGTAATGCTTCATCTAGTGCCATATTAAAAGAAGGACTACATTTCCCTGAATTTAGAAAATACCAAGTTGTCATATGTTCATCTCCTACAAATATAAAATGATCCCTCAGGCCCCACCTGTGGTTCAAACCTCTCAAAAATTAGCTACAGTGTAAGTTGCTAACGATGTACTTTCGTAATGATATAGCCGAATTCGCCACAACCTAGTTAATTTTATCAAACTCATTGGACTATCGCTAGCGCATCTTTTATAATAATAGAGAAGATAGAAAGGGGTAAGAAAATCTTGGACATACTTATCACAATCGGTGTCGTTTTAGTAGTCATAATTGCATATATCGGTATTAATGCACTACGACTCAAAAAAGCCGTAACCAACTTAACACAAGAGCAATTCATAGAAGGCTATCGTAAAGCCCAGCTAATCGATGTACGTGAACAAAAAGAATTTGATGCTGGTCATATTCTTGGTGCACGAAATGTTCCTTCCACAACACTACGTCAACGTTATAAAGAAATCCGCCCAGATTTACCAGTATATCTATACTGTCAAAATACAGGCCGTAGCTCACGTGCTGCACTATTTCTTAAAAAACGTGGGTACAACCAAATTTACCAACTTCAAGGTGGATTCAAAACTTGGACAGGTAAAATAAAAGCAAAAAAATATTAATGTCTACATGACAAAAGCCGTCTCAAAGAACTATGAGACGGCTTCTTTTTTAAAAAATTCAGAGTTTCTACTATATTATATCTATTGCAAATGATTAAGTACTAGCTTTTTGTTCACCAAGTCTCTAATCATGCATTGGACAGAAAAAAGGATAGCGACGAGAGTCAAAATATATAGCTCATTCTTACTAACAATTCCTGACTGTAAATGATCCGTTCTTTGAGCGAATTAATGTCACTTAGGAATCGGTTCTCCCATAGCCCCCCTTTACACGTTAGTAGTGAGCTCCCTTACAAAATCAATCACGCCAACACTATCTTTATGCAAATCCTCCACGACACTGATTCATTTTCACCTCATTTTAAATGGCACCCCATCAAATATTTTGTATGTTCAAAAATACTATTTTTCGTTAGAGATTTAGCATATTGCGTCCTATTCTGCTATTTTTCTGAAAATAGTCAGAATTTATTATTGAATAATGGGACGAGCACTGATAGGATGTATAATATCTTACAATAATAATTGATTATGAAGTTAATAAGCTATGAATGCTATGGATTAAACTATAGCAGGAGCAGTTCTGGAGAGAGCGCCATGTGCGTCGCCGAAGGGTTCACTATCTCAGGCAAAAGGACAGAGGAGTAATATCAGCTTTTATTAGCGATGTCACACGAATAGTACATCTATTTCGTGTAACATTCGTGACTAAATGGTATTTGTTATTCTGACGTTTTTCCGAGACTAGTGTCACAACTAGTCTCTTTTTGTTTTTCCAGTCATAGTTTTTTATGTATCTTTGAGGGGGATTAACGTGGAACAGCAACAATTAAAACGAGATTTAAAAAATCGCCATGTGCAGCTTATTGCCATTGGTGGAACAATTGGGACGGGTTTATTTTTAGGCTCTGGCAAAGCCATTGCCCTTGCAGGCCCTTCTATCATCCTTGCCTACTTAATTGTCGGTACCGCCTTATTTTTTGTGATGCGTGCATTAGGTGAGCTGCTATTATCCAATGCAGGCTATACATCATTTACGGATTTTGCATCCGAATACATAGGTCCTTGGGCAGGTTATGTGACAGGTTGGACATATTGGTTCTGTTGGATTATGACAGCCATGGCGGACATTATCGCGGTGGGGGTTTATACACAATATTGGTTTGATATCCCCCAATGGATGCCAGCCATTGGTTGCTTAATCTTGTTATTACTACTCAATTTATTAACCGTTAAACTTTTTGGTGAATTGGAATTTTGGTTTGCCATCATTAAAGTGATTACGATTGTGGTTCTTATCCTCATCGGACTGATTATGATTGTAACAGGCTTTCAAACTAGCTCAGGAACGGTAGCAGTGGAAAATCTTTGGGCACACGGTGGTCTATTTCCAAATGGAATGTACGGCTTTTTAATGGCTTTCCAAATGGTTGTGTTTGCTTTTGTTGGCGTGGAATTAGTGGGGGTTTCAGCAGCTGAGACAGCAGATCCTCAAAAAAATATTCCCTCTGCCATTAATAAAATTCCATTTCGTATTTTACTCTTTTATGTAGGTGCATTGTTTGTGATTTTATGCATCAATCCATGGTATGAAATGTCTGCCTCAAGCAGTCCTTTTGTACAAGTATTTACACTGGCTGGTATTCCGATTGCTGCGGGTATTATAAACTTTGTTGTACTCACTTCAGCCGCTTCAGCAGGTAACAGTGGTTTATTTTCAACAAGTCGGATGCTCTTTAATCTTGGAAAAAATAAACAAGCATCACCTACATTTGCCAAGCTCAACAAAAACAGCGTGCCAAGTAATGCACTCGTTATTTCTGCTATTGTTGTATCAGTAGGTGCATTGCTAAGTAAGCTGATGCCAGAAAATGCCTTTAGTATTGTGACGACGATTAGTGCGATTTGTTTTATTTGGGTGTGGAGCATTATCGTTATTTCTCACATTATTTATCAACGAAAAAACCGTGCCTTACATGAAGCATCGAAATTTAAAGCACCACTGACACCTTTTATCAACTATGTAATTCTAGCATTCTTTGCCTTTCTCTTACTTATAATGTTTATTTCTGAGGCTACACGTACAGCTCTACTATTAACACCAATTTGGTTTATCGCCTTATTCATTCTTTATAATATGAAAAAAAGATGACCTCAGCCTAAGTGCTGAAGTCATCTTCACGCATTAAAAAATAGTCATATCCCATTCTGTCGCTAAATGCTTTAGTAACTGCACACCAGCCACACTGTTTCCTATTGGATCGATTGCTGGACCATAAATACCGATACCACAGCCAGTAGGAAATGGGGAATTCAAGCCTGCATGACCTGGAACAGCTGTAAGAATCGCACCGGAAACACCACTTTTAGCAGGCAGGCCAATAAAGGCTGCAAACTTCCCTGAAGCATTGTACATACCGCATGTCACCATCAAGGCCTTCGCTAATTTCGCCACTTGTTTAGGAAATAGCTGTTTCTTTAACAATGGATGGTAGCCATCATTGGCAATGACTAAGCCAATCATCGCTAAATCTGATACATTGACTTCAATTGCACATTGCTTCAAATACACCTCAAGTGCCGCCTCTACTGGACAATCTAGGAAGCCTGAATCCATTAAATAGTAGGCCAATGCTCGATTACGATTGGCGGTTTGCCATTCTGATTGAAATACCTCTTCATTAATACTTAATTGCTTGCCAATGATTTGTTCTAAAAATTGTAGAATTTTTATGACCTTTTCTTGCGGTGAATGACCAGCCAGCATCGAGGACACCGTAATGGCCCCTGCGTTTATCATTGGATTAAACGGTTTCCCTGGTTGATGGCTTTCTAAGCGAATAATAGAGTTGAACGTATCCCCTGTTGGTTCCACATCTACTCTTTCTAGTACATAAGGTAAACCTCGATCCATACAGGCTAATATAAATGTGATCACTTTAGAAACACTTTGAAGTGTAAATAGTTCTGTAGTATCTCCTGCTTTGATTTCGCTGCCATTTGAACCGATTATCGCAATCGCTAATTGGTTCGGATCTTTTTTGGCTAAAGCAGGGATATAGCTAGCACATTGACCTTCTTTAGCAGCAGTGCGAAACTGCGATACCCATTGTGCCATAAGGTGATCCTGCTGATGTGGTTGTATTGACATGTTTGTGTTCTCCTTTCAAAAATGAGGCAAAAACAGAGCCTTCATAGTTCTCCTATGAAGACTCCATCCAATGTCGCTAGCCTTTTATAGCTTAGGAGGCTGTGTTCCCTCTGGAATTAATGATACATATGTTTCTCCATCAAGACGTTCCTGCCATTCCTTTTTCGCTTCCTCGATATAGGCTGGATTATTAAGCACCGCAATAGCCGTACAAGCCATGATTTTAGCCGCCTGTAGCATCCCTTTATGCGCGATTGGCATAACTCCTTGAGAGACAACCTGCCATGTATGTAGTGGTGTTCCTAATGCCATACATACCGTTGTACATTGTACAGTTGGTACATTCCAGCTGACATCTCCTACATCTGTTGAGCCACCCATAATAAATTCGGGTAGCATGCCTGGAACGTGATCAGCAATCACTTTTCCCTGTAATTGTTTGACGTCTTCTTTACGCAAGCCTATTAATGAGGCGGCTTGTACTTCAGGAGTAAACGTATTGAAAATAGCCTGTGCATACTGCTCATCCTCTATTGTATAGTGTGGCATGCCAATTTCAAGTATTTGTTGATACATCACATCATAAAGCGTTTTATTTGTAATCAGATTTGAAGCAGCACCTTCAAAATCAACTTCAACTGAAGTACCTGTCATCAATGTAGCACCCTTAGCAATATTTTCAACGCGCTGATAAATTTCCTGCACTTGCTGCTTTTTAGGTGCTCTAATCAGGTACGTTACCTCTGCATATGGTTGGACTACATTTGGTGAAGTTCCACCTGAATTCGTAATAGCGTAATGGACACGAGCTTCTGGAATGATATGCTCTCGTAAATAATTTACCCCAACATTCATAAGCTCAACAGCATCTAAAGCGCTTCTTCCAAGGTGCGGTGCGGCTGCTGCATGTGCACTTTTGCCTGTAAACTTAAAAGTTGCGGCATAGTTTGCTAGAGAGCTACAAGTCATAACCGTTGAAAATGTACCTGGATGCCAAGAGATTGCAATATCCACATCGTCAAAAAGACCAGCTTTCGCCATATAAGCTTTACCAGATCCATTTTCCTCTGCAGGACAGCCATAAAAACGGATTGTTGCTGATTGATGATTTTGCTCTAAGTAATCCTTCACTGCAACAGCAGCTGCAAATGCACCTGTTCCTAATAAATTATGACCACAGCCATGTCCGCTTCCACCATTCTCAAGAGGTTCATGTTGTGTCGCCCCACCTTTTTGACTCAAACCGGGAAGTGCATCATATTCACCTAAAAAGGCAATTACAGGCTTTCCACAACCAAAAGTCCCAACAAGCGCCGTTTCAAGTCCAGCAACGCCAACCTCTGTTTGAAAGCCCTCTTTCTCTAACGCCTCTTTCATATATTGCATGGATTTTTTCTCTTGAAAATGAAGCTCAGGCACAGCCCAAATAGCATCACTTAATGCTACACTTGCCTCTTGTTTGGCTTCAATTAACGCAGAAATTTTTTCATGAAAACTCATTTTTATCCCTCCAATTTTTATGCTTTCAACAATATTCCTTTTTGGTCATTTAGGGTGACAAGCGACACAATACAGATAAGCGCAAAGCCAATTAACATCCAAAAGGCTGCATCAAAGGAGCCATTAAAGGCATCGACCATAAATCCAATCGCCATTGGCGTGACAAAGCCCGCTAATTGCCCCCCTGTATTCGCAATCCCCATTGCCGAGCCTGTAATAGAAGAGGGTAATTTCTTCAGTACAATAACAGGTAGTAATGTAATGACAAACGCAATAAAGATAGAAACAACTGTTTGATAACCAATAAATAACGTCACTGTTTTTGCAGTAAACATTAAATACAATAAAAGACCAATAACTGCACAGGAGATGGAGCCTAACACTTTCTCCATTCCTTTTGGTAGCTTATCAATGATATATCCACTACCGTACACACCAATAATCGTTGTAATGGCAGGAATTGTTTGTGCCCAGCCAATGGACATTAGATCCAATCCGCGATTTTTTTGCAGATAAGTCGGGATCCAGGAAACCAAGCCCCAGTTCACGGCATAAATACAGAAATAAGCAATAATTAAATTCCACATCAACGGTGTTTTCAATAGTTCTTTAAAGCTCACTTTGTGTGCAGAATTTTCTGTACTAGCATCTTCTGCTTCGTTTTGTGGAAGTTTAATATATTTCCAATATAAAAAGGCAATAATAGCGCCAATAGCTCCAATAATGATAAACATCATGCGCCAGCCAATCGTCCCTAATAAATAAGCTGCTAGCAGCGGCACGATGAGTGAAACAATGCCACCAGAAGTAAGCATGATGGACATCGCTCTGCCTCTTTCCTCTTTTGGGAAGATTGTGGCAATAATTTTAGAGCTTGCTGGCTGAAATCCACCCTCGCCAATCCCAAATAAAAATCGAATCACAATCATCGCTGTTAATGACCAAGCAATCGCTGTTAGACCCGTAAAAATAGACCACATAATAACAGCCATCAATAAAATTCTTTTAGCGCCAAATTTATCTGCCAGCCAGCCACCTGGTATTTGCATAATGGCATAGCCTAAAAAGAAAGCGCTTAAAATGATACCCGTAGAAGATGCATCCAGTTGCAAATCACCCGTAATCGATACAACTGCATAGTTCATA
Encoded proteins:
- a CDS encoding lipoate--protein ligase family protein, giving the protein MTTWYFLNSGKCSPSFNMALDEALLDWHSEGLIPPVIRFYEWEPATLSIGYFQQAKRDINLDAVREQGLGFVRRPTGGRAVLHEHELTYSVIVTESYPDMPESVTEAYRVLSEGILQGFHNLGMDAYFSVPDTEEKRADLKSPKSAVCFDAPSWYELVVEGKKIAGSAQTRQKGVILQHGAILLDLDQEKLLSVFNFSSEEAKNRMRRKLPEKAVAINGLVKEPVTVEQCVTAFRDGFAKSLQIELKPFTLSEEQLEYVRALEEKKYANDEWNFKK
- a CDS encoding rhodanese-like domain-containing protein translates to MDILITIGVVLVVIIAYIGINALRLKKAVTNLTQEQFIEGYRKAQLIDVREQKEFDAGHILGARNVPSTTLRQRYKEIRPDLPVYLYCQNTGRSSRAALFLKKRGYNQIYQLQGGFKTWTGKIKAKKY
- a CDS encoding amino acid permease; the protein is MEQQQLKRDLKNRHVQLIAIGGTIGTGLFLGSGKAIALAGPSIILAYLIVGTALFFVMRALGELLLSNAGYTSFTDFASEYIGPWAGYVTGWTYWFCWIMTAMADIIAVGVYTQYWFDIPQWMPAIGCLILLLLLNLLTVKLFGELEFWFAIIKVITIVVLILIGLIMIVTGFQTSSGTVAVENLWAHGGLFPNGMYGFLMAFQMVVFAFVGVELVGVSAAETADPQKNIPSAINKIPFRILLFYVGALFVILCINPWYEMSASSSPFVQVFTLAGIPIAAGIINFVVLTSAASAGNSGLFSTSRMLFNLGKNKQASPTFAKLNKNSVPSNALVISAIVVSVGALLSKLMPENAFSIVTTISAICFIWVWSIIVISHIIYQRKNRALHEASKFKAPLTPFINYVILAFFAFLLLIMFISEATRTALLLTPIWFIALFILYNMKKR
- a CDS encoding glutaminase, producing MSIQPHQQDHLMAQWVSQFRTAAKEGQCASYIPALAKKDPNQLAIAIIGSNGSEIKAGDTTELFTLQSVSKVITFILACMDRGLPYVLERVDVEPTGDTFNSIIRLESHQPGKPFNPMINAGAITVSSMLAGHSPQEKVIKILQFLEQIIGKQLSINEEVFQSEWQTANRNRALAYYLMDSGFLDCPVEAALEVYLKQCAIEVNVSDLAMIGLVIANDGYHPLLKKQLFPKQVAKLAKALMVTCGMYNASGKFAAFIGLPAKSGVSGAILTAVPGHAGLNSPFPTGCGIGIYGPAIDPIGNSVAGVQLLKHLATEWDMTIF
- a CDS encoding M20 family metallopeptidase; translation: MSFHEKISALIEAKQEASVALSDAIWAVPELHFQEKKSMQYMKEALEKEGFQTEVGVAGLETALVGTFGCGKPVIAFLGEYDALPGLSQKGGATQHEPLENGGSGHGCGHNLLGTGAFAAAVAVKDYLEQNHQSATIRFYGCPAEENGSGKAYMAKAGLFDDVDIAISWHPGTFSTVMTCSSLANYAATFKFTGKSAHAAAAPHLGRSALDAVELMNVGVNYLREHIIPEARVHYAITNSGGTSPNVVQPYAEVTYLIRAPKKQQVQEIYQRVENIAKGATLMTGTSVEVDFEGAASNLITNKTLYDVMYQQILEIGMPHYTIEDEQYAQAIFNTFTPEVQAASLIGLRKEDVKQLQGKVIADHVPGMLPEFIMGGSTDVGDVSWNVPTVQCTTVCMALGTPLHTWQVVSQGVMPIAHKGMLQAAKIMACTAIAVLNNPAYIEEAKKEWQERLDGETYVSLIPEGTQPPKL
- a CDS encoding MFS transporter encodes the protein MTANEVTKKSRNVILALLFLGWSLGNLDRYIMNYAVVSITGDLQLDASSTGIILSAFFLGYAIMQIPGGWLADKFGAKRILLMAVIMWSIFTGLTAIAWSLTAMIVIRFLFGIGEGGFQPASSKIIATIFPKEERGRAMSIMLTSGGIVSLIVPLLAAYLLGTIGWRMMFIIIGAIGAIIAFLYWKYIKLPQNEAEDASTENSAHKVSFKELLKTPLMWNLIIAYFCIYAVNWGLVSWIPTYLQKNRGLDLMSIGWAQTIPAITTIIGVYGSGYIIDKLPKGMEKVLGSISCAVIGLLLYLMFTAKTVTLFIGYQTVVSIFIAFVITLLPVIVLKKLPSSITGSAMGIANTGGQLAGFVTPMAIGFMVDAFNGSFDAAFWMLIGFALICIVSLVTLNDQKGILLKA